The following are from one region of the Nicotiana tomentosiformis chromosome 7, ASM39032v3, whole genome shotgun sequence genome:
- the LOC104116323 gene encoding sucrose synthase-like yields MAGSGLSIKESLEESILAHPDEILALKSRIETEGKGVMKPVDLLNHLVSVTSKTNGVNVVPSALVEVLSCSQEAVIVPPKLALAVRPRPGVWEYLSLNLKTKKVAELSIPEYLQLKENTVDESGNILELDFEPFTTVTTPKTLSDSIGNGLEFLNRHIASKMFLDKEIAKCLLDFLRNHNYKGKSLMVKESIQSLESFQLVLKKAEEYLHTLNPETPYSKFESKFEEIGLERGWGNTAERVQDTISHLLHLLEAPNASSLENFLGRIPLVFNVVILTPHGYFAQDNVLGYPDTGGQVVYILDQVPAMEREMLHRMKLQGLDDIIPRILVVTRLLPDAVGTTCGERMEKVYGAEHSHIIRVPFRTEKGMLRKWISRFEVWPYMETFTEDVAEELVKELQAKPDLIIGNYSEGNLAASLLAKKFGATQCTIAHALEKTKYPNSDLNWKKFDDKYHFSSQFTADLFAMNHTDFIITSTFQEIAGSKNTVGQYESHTAFTMPGLYRVVHGINSFDPKFNIVSPGADMSIYFPYTEKEKRLTNFHPEIEELLYSPVENKDHLCVLKDQNKPILFTMARLDRVKNLTGLVEWYAKNARLRELVNLVVVGGDRRKESKDLEEQAEMKKMYDLIETYNLNGQFRWISSQMNRVRNGELYRYIADTRGAFVQPAFYEAFGLTVVESMTCGLPTFATCNGGPFEIIVNGKSGFHIDPNQGDKAADMLVNFFEKSKEDPSYWDTISKGGLQRILEKYTWQIYSQKVITLSGIYGFWKYATKNDKVASAKKRYLEMFYEFGFKKSAEKVPLAIDE; encoded by the exons ATGGCAGGCAGTGGTCTTAGCATTAAGGAAAGTTTGGAGGAATCCATTTTGGCTCATCCAGATGAAATTTTGGCTCTCAAGTCAAG GATTGAAACTGAAGGGAAAGGGGTAATGAAACCAGTTGATCTCTTGAACCATTTGGTTTCTGTTACTAGTAAAACAAATGGAGTAAATGTTGTACCTAGTGCACTTGTGGAAGTTCTCAGTTGCAGCCAAGAAGCTGTGATTGTACCACCAAAACTAGCACTAGCTGTACGTCCGAGGCCCGGTGTATGGGAGTACTTGTCACTGAATCTTAAGACAAAGAAAGTGGCTGAATTGAGCATTCCTGAGTACCTTCAATTGAAAGAGAATACTGTTGATGAAAG TGGAAACATCTTGGAGTTGGATTTTGAGCCATTTACAACTGTTACAACACCAAAAACACTTTCTGACTCTATTGGCAATGGTTTGGAGTTTCTTAATCGCCACATTGCTTCGAAAATGTTTCTTGATAAGGAGATTGCCAAGTGCCTCCTTGACTTTCTCAGAAACCATAACTACAAAGGAAAG TCATTGATGGTGAAAGAAAGCATTCAAAGCCTGGAGAGTTTCCAACTTGTTCTGAAAAAAGCAGAGGAATATTTGCACACACTGAATCCAGAAACTCCATACTCCAAATTTGAATCCAAGTTTGAAGAGATTGGCTTGGAAAGAGGGTGGGGAAACACCGCTGAACGCGTGCAAGACACCATTAGTCATCTTTTGCATCTCCTTGAGGCTCCTAACGCGTCTTCCTTGGAAAATTTCCTTGGTAGAATCCCATTGGTTTTCAATGTTGTGATTCTCACCCCACATGGTTATTTTGCTCAAGATAATGTCTTGGGCTATCCTGACACTGGTGGCCAG GTTGTTTACATTCTTGATCAAGTTCCAGCTATGGAGCGTGAGATGCTTCATCGTATGAAGCTTCAAGGACTCGACGATATCATCCCTCGCATCCTTGTT GTAACTAGGCTGCTGCCTGATGCTGTAGGAACCACTTGTGGCGAGCGGATGGAGAAAGTATATGGGGCAGAACATTCTCATATAATTCGTGTTCCATTTAGAACTGAGAAAGGAATGTTGCGCAAATGGATCTCACGATTCGAAGTCTGGCCATACATGGAAACTTTCACTGAG GATGTTGCAGAAGAACTTGTCAAAGAATTGCAAGCTAAACCAGACTTGATAATTGGAAACTACAGTGAGGGAAATCTTGCTGCCTCTTTGCTTGCTAAGAAATTTGGGGCTACTCAGTGTACTATTGCTCATGCCTTGGAAAAAACTAAGTATCCAAACTCTGACCTTAATTGGAAGAAGTTTGATGACAAGTATCATTTCTCAAGTCAGTTCACTGCTGATCTTTTTGCCATGAATCACACTGATTTCATTATCACCAGCACTTTCCAAGAAATTGCTGGAAG CAAGAACACTGTAGGACAGTATGAGAGTCATACTGCTTTTACCATGCCTGGATTGTATCGAGTAGTCCATGGAATCAATTCGTTTGATCCAAAGTTCAACATTGTCTCCCCTGGGGCTGATATGTCAATCTACTTCCCTTACACTGAGAAGGAGAAAAGACTAACCAACTTCCACCCGGAAATTGAAGAACTCCTCTACAGTCCTGTTGAGAATAAGGACCACTT ATGTGTGTTGAAGGACCAGAACAAGCCAATTCTCTTTACCATGGCAAGGCTAGATCGCGTGAAGAATCTAACAGGGCTCGTGGAATGGTATGCAAAGAATGCAAGGCTAAGGGAGCTCGTTAACCTTGTGGTTGTAGGCGGAGACAGAAGGAAAGAATCCAAAGATTTAGAAGAGCAAGCAGAGATGAAGAAGATGTATGATCTTATCGAAACATACAACCTGAATGGCCAATTCAGGTGGATTTCTTCCCAAATGAATCGTGTGAGGAACGGAGAACTTTATCGATACATTGCAGACACGAGGGGTGCTTTCGTTCAACCAGCATTTTATGAGGCATTTGGTTTGACAGTTGTTGAGTCTATGACTTGTGGTTTGCCAACTTTTGCTACTTGTAATGGTGGACCATTTGAGATTATAGTGAATGGAAAATCTGGTTTCCATATTGATCCTAATCAAGGTGACAAGGCTGCTGATATGTTGGTTAATTTCTTCGAAAAATCTAAAGAAGATCCAAGTTATTGGGATACTATTTCCAAGGGTGGTCTGCAGCGTATTCTTGAAAA GTATACATGGCAAATTTATTCACAGAAAGTGATCACATTATCTGGGATTTATGGATTCTGGAAATATGCAACCAAGAATGACAAAGTTGCTAGTGCGAAGAAGCGCTATCTTGAAATGTTTTATGAATTTGGGTTTAAGAAATCA GCTGAGAAAGTTCCATTGGCTATTGATGAATAG